From the genome of Pseudomonas sp. Teo4, one region includes:
- the feaR gene encoding transcriptional regulator FeaR has translation MNHQLHLCDERFQSWLHQVNEACGHFNGRTLDLKFDGHLEKRQVGLISLSIVEMNQVNLYRGPQEIRASGADNYYAVLQMAGSSRIDHQGARLEMQAGDLTLIDASKPLDMHFHQRSRQLSMILPRSQVHSGTRGMSVACARHIRAHSPLAMIGGQMMREASQFEQLAVSESHAVLDALIALLRPEIAQDALPGSHERLYQKALNIIDQNITCENLTPDAIAREVGVSMRSLYRIFAKREQVIAQYIRNRRLDFCAESLRNPALDQKVSSLGYAWGFSDSSYFSTAFKARFGMSPGEYRKRHAN, from the coding sequence ATGAACCATCAACTCCACCTCTGCGATGAACGTTTCCAGTCATGGCTGCATCAGGTCAATGAAGCCTGCGGCCACTTCAACGGGCGCACGCTCGACCTGAAATTCGACGGCCACCTGGAAAAACGCCAGGTCGGCCTGATCTCCTTGAGCATCGTCGAAATGAACCAGGTCAACCTGTACCGCGGCCCGCAGGAGATCCGCGCAAGCGGCGCGGACAACTACTACGCCGTGCTGCAGATGGCCGGCAGTTCGCGCATCGACCATCAGGGCGCACGCCTGGAAATGCAGGCCGGTGACCTCACCCTGATCGACGCGAGCAAGCCGCTCGACATGCACTTCCACCAACGCTCGCGCCAACTGTCGATGATCTTGCCGCGCAGCCAGGTGCACAGCGGCACCCGGGGCATGTCGGTGGCCTGCGCCAGGCATATTCGCGCCCATTCGCCACTGGCCATGATCGGCGGCCAGATGATGCGCGAAGCCAGTCAGTTCGAGCAGTTGGCCGTGTCGGAAAGCCACGCGGTACTCGATGCCCTGATCGCCCTGCTGCGCCCCGAAATCGCCCAGGATGCGCTGCCTGGCAGCCATGAACGCCTGTACCAGAAGGCGCTGAACATCATCGATCAGAACATCACCTGCGAAAACCTCACGCCTGACGCCATCGCCAGGGAAGTCGGCGTTTCCATGCGCAGCCTGTATCGGATCTTCGCCAAGCGCGAACAGGTCATCGCCCAGTACATCCGCAATCGCCGACTGGATTTCTGCGCCGAAAGCCTGCGCAACCCGGCCTTGGACCAGAAGGTGTCGTCGTTGGGCTATGCGTGGGGCTTTTCCGACTCCAGTTACTTCAGCACCGCGTTCAAGGCGCGCTTCGGCATGAGCCCTGGCGAGTACCGCAAGCGCCACGCGAACTGA
- a CDS encoding aldehyde dehydrogenase family protein, whose product MTDIQLLPAVVDFLARPHGHFIDGQYRSGDSDRLIDVYNPSTGQVVSRFHDASAADVDSAVQGARRAFKGAWAEVSPYEKGVILNRLADLIEANGEELAQLETLCSGKSINLSRGLEIAQSVVFLRYFAGWATKITGQTMTPSLPSFNGERYTAFTLREPVGVVAGIVPWNFSVMIGIWKIASALVTGCTIVVKPSEFTPLTLLRIAELAVQAGVPAGAFNVVNGTGRAGQALIDHCDVAKVAFTGSVPTGIAVGKAAMAANLTRATLELGGKNPAALLADVDVDAAVAGILQTAYVHQGQVCASPERLYVHRSKVEAFTQKLAAALQQLKIGSALDQDAQFGPLANQAHLQKILGYFERARSNNTVVCGARQVERPGYFVEPTVILANGADDPLLHEETFGPIVCVLPFDDEEQLVTLMNDSPFGLTASIWTNDLSKAFRLIPQIEAGTVWVNMHTFLDPAVPFGGSKASGVGREFGSAFIDDYTELKSVMIRF is encoded by the coding sequence ATGACTGATATCCAGCTACTGCCCGCGGTCGTCGACTTTCTGGCCAGGCCCCATGGGCATTTCATCGATGGGCAATACCGCAGCGGGGATTCAGACAGGCTCATCGACGTCTACAACCCCTCCACCGGTCAGGTGGTCAGCCGCTTCCATGACGCCAGCGCGGCCGACGTCGACAGCGCGGTGCAGGGCGCCAGGCGCGCGTTCAAAGGTGCCTGGGCCGAGGTGTCGCCGTATGAGAAGGGCGTGATCCTCAACCGCCTGGCCGACCTGATCGAGGCCAACGGCGAGGAGCTGGCCCAGCTGGAGACCTTGTGCTCGGGCAAGTCGATCAATCTCTCCCGTGGCCTGGAAATCGCCCAGAGCGTGGTGTTCCTGCGCTACTTCGCCGGTTGGGCAACCAAGATCACCGGGCAGACCATGACGCCGTCGCTGCCGTCGTTCAATGGCGAGCGTTACACCGCGTTCACCCTGCGCGAGCCGGTGGGTGTGGTGGCGGGGATCGTGCCGTGGAATTTCTCGGTGATGATTGGTATCTGGAAGATCGCCTCGGCGCTGGTGACGGGCTGCACCATCGTGGTCAAGCCCAGCGAGTTCACGCCATTGACCCTGCTGCGCATCGCCGAGCTGGCAGTGCAGGCGGGGGTGCCAGCGGGCGCGTTCAACGTGGTGAACGGCACTGGCCGGGCAGGGCAGGCGTTGATCGATCACTGCGATGTGGCCAAGGTCGCCTTCACCGGTTCCGTGCCGACCGGCATCGCGGTGGGCAAGGCGGCCATGGCGGCCAACCTGACCCGCGCCACGCTGGAGCTTGGGGGCAAAAACCCGGCGGCACTGCTGGCCGATGTCGATGTGGACGCGGCGGTGGCGGGCATCCTGCAAACGGCGTATGTGCACCAGGGCCAGGTCTGCGCCTCGCCCGAGCGCTTGTACGTTCACCGCTCCAAGGTCGAGGCTTTCACCCAGAAGCTGGCCGCTGCGCTGCAGCAGTTGAAGATCGGCTCGGCGCTGGACCAGGACGCACAGTTCGGGCCGCTGGCCAACCAGGCGCACCTGCAGAAGATCCTCGGTTACTTCGAGCGTGCGCGCAGCAACAACACGGTGGTGTGTGGTGCCCGCCAGGTCGAGCGCCCAGGTTACTTCGTCGAGCCCACGGTGATCCTGGCCAATGGCGCCGATGACCCGTTGCTGCACGAGGAAACCTTCGGGCCGATCGTGTGCGTGCTGCCCTTCGACGATGAAGAGCAGCTGGTCACACTGATGAACGACAGCCCCTTCGGCCTTACCGCGAGTATCTGGACCAACGACCTGTCGAAGGCATTTCGGCTGATCCCGCAGATCGAGGCTGGTACGGTATGGGTAAACATGCATACCTTCCTCGACCCGGCGGTGCCGTTCGGCGGCAGCAAGGCCTCGGGCGTGGGGCGTGAGTTCGGCAGTGCGTTCATCGACGACTACACCGAACTCAAGTCGGTAATGATCCGCTTCTGA
- a CDS encoding DMT family transporter, which yields MIATSIPVAGAATGHRNALLVAHIAAVLFGLTGILGHLIEADASIITFGRATFAFIALGFVAGLKGTRLLDALTLRNLPILGLTGGLLAAHWVTFFVAVKVGGVAVATLGFASFPAFIALIERGVFGQRIGAVQGLLLLMVSTGLVLVVPTFDLLDKGTIGLLWGLGSGLAFALLTVANRRRASSMNAMQVAFWQNVVVAALVSPFAFTHLASTSLGGSDWVNLALLGVFCTGLSQFLFVKSLEGLEARTAGMIIALEPVYAILGAWWLFAEQPTLRMAAGAGLIVLATILAAWRKAPADKGDTSRCAH from the coding sequence ATGATCGCGACATCAATCCCCGTAGCCGGTGCTGCCACCGGCCACCGTAATGCCCTGCTCGTTGCCCACATCGCCGCGGTGCTGTTCGGCCTGACCGGCATCCTCGGCCACCTGATCGAGGCTGACGCCAGCATCATCACCTTTGGCCGCGCCACCTTCGCCTTCATCGCCCTGGGCTTTGTCGCCGGGCTCAAAGGCACGCGCCTGCTCGACGCCCTGACCCTGCGCAACCTGCCGATCCTCGGCCTGACTGGCGGCTTGCTGGCTGCCCACTGGGTGACCTTCTTCGTGGCGGTCAAAGTCGGTGGCGTAGCTGTGGCCACCCTGGGCTTCGCCAGCTTCCCGGCCTTCATTGCGCTGATTGAGCGTGGTGTGTTCGGCCAGCGCATTGGCGCCGTTCAAGGGCTGTTGCTGCTGATGGTCTCCACCGGCCTGGTGCTGGTGGTGCCCACCTTCGACCTGCTCGACAAAGGCACCATCGGCCTGCTTTGGGGCCTGGGTTCCGGCCTGGCCTTCGCCCTGCTGACCGTCGCCAACCGCCGCCGGGCATCGAGCATGAACGCCATGCAGGTGGCCTTCTGGCAGAACGTGGTGGTAGCCGCGCTGGTCTCGCCGTTCGCCTTCACCCACCTGGCCAGCACCAGCCTGGGCGGCAGCGACTGGGTCAACCTGGCGCTGCTGGGCGTGTTCTGCACCGGGCTTTCGCAGTTTTTGTTCGTCAAGAGCCTGGAAGGCCTGGAAGCCCGCACCGCCGGGATGATCATCGCACTGGAGCCGGTGTATGCGATTCTGGGTGCCTGGTGGCTGTTCGCTGAACAGCCGACCCTGCGCATGGCCGCCGGTGCCGGCCTGATCGTGCTGGCGACCATCCTTGCCGCCTGGCGCAAGGCGCCAGCCGACAAGGGCGATACCAGCCGCTGCGCGCACTGA
- a CDS encoding helix-turn-helix domain-containing protein has protein sequence MSTETEPRLRLEQYLGLQIKRQRQAQSLKLADVARIAGISQGMLSKIENAQVSTSLDTLSRLCDVLGMPMAKLFSQYDQPDGNALLVKAGEGLEVVRRGTEKGHTYHLLNHARGPKKNFEAYMVTMDDASEEFPTFAHPGTEFLHLLEGELVYRHGNQLYHMQAGDSLTFDGETPHGPEQLVQVPIRLLSIMNYGDE, from the coding sequence ATGTCGACCGAAACCGAACCCCGCCTACGCCTTGAGCAATACCTGGGCCTGCAGATCAAGCGTCAGCGCCAGGCTCAATCCCTGAAACTTGCCGATGTGGCGCGAATCGCCGGAATCAGCCAAGGCATGCTGAGCAAGATCGAAAACGCCCAGGTGTCCACCAGCCTGGATACCCTCAGCCGCCTGTGCGACGTGCTGGGCATGCCCATGGCCAAGCTGTTCAGCCAATATGACCAGCCCGATGGCAACGCCCTGCTGGTCAAGGCTGGTGAAGGACTGGAGGTGGTGCGTCGTGGCACCGAGAAGGGCCACACCTACCACTTGCTCAATCACGCCAGGGGGCCGAAGAAGAATTTCGAGGCTTACATGGTGACCATGGACGACGCCAGCGAGGAGTTTCCGACCTTCGCCCACCCGGGCACGGAGTTTCTGCATTTACTGGAAGGTGAACTGGTGTACCGCCACGGCAACCAGCTCTATCACATGCAGGCCGGTGACAGCCTGACCTTCGATGGCGAGACGCCGCACGGGCCGGAGCAACTGGTGCAAGTCCCTATCCGCCTGCTGTCGATCATGAACTACGGTGACGAGTGA
- the glnT gene encoding type III glutamate--ammonia ligase, protein MLPAETQRTLDQHGIKYVLAQFVDIHGSAKTKSVPVSGLKMVAEEGAGFAGFAICGMGMEPHGPDFMARGDLSTLIPVPWQPGYGRVVCIGHVNGQPWPYDSRYVLQQQVQRLADKGWTLNTGLEPEFSLFRRDESGKLQLVDASDNLDKPCYDYKGLSRSRLFLERLTEALQPVGFDIYQIDHEDANGQFEINYTYSDAMESADRFTFFRMAAGEIANDLGMICSFMPKPDPKRAGNGMHFHLSLASSTNKNLFHDPSDSSGMGLSKLAYHFAAGLLAHGPALCAFAAPTVNSYKRLVVGRSLSGATWAPAFVAYGANNRSAMVRIPYGRLEFRLPDAGCNPYLVTAAIIAAGLDGIDRQLEPGEMCNENLYNLSLEEIAARGIKTLPQSLKEAADALEADPLFREVLGAEIVDEFIKLKRMEWVEYCRHVSDWEIQRYTEFF, encoded by the coding sequence ATGTTGCCAGCAGAAACCCAGCGCACCCTAGACCAACACGGCATCAAGTACGTGCTGGCGCAGTTCGTCGATATCCATGGTTCGGCGAAAACCAAATCGGTGCCGGTATCGGGCCTGAAGATGGTGGCCGAGGAGGGCGCCGGTTTCGCCGGTTTCGCCATCTGCGGCATGGGCATGGAGCCCCATGGCCCGGACTTCATGGCCCGTGGCGACCTGTCCACGCTGATCCCGGTGCCATGGCAGCCAGGCTACGGCCGCGTGGTGTGCATCGGTCACGTCAACGGCCAACCCTGGCCCTACGACAGCCGCTACGTGCTGCAACAGCAGGTGCAGCGCCTGGCCGACAAAGGCTGGACCCTGAACACCGGCCTTGAGCCTGAGTTCAGCCTGTTCCGCCGCGACGAAAGCGGCAAGCTGCAATTGGTGGACGCCTCGGACAACCTCGACAAGCCTTGCTACGACTACAAGGGCCTGTCCCGTTCGCGACTGTTCCTCGAGCGCCTGACCGAGGCCCTGCAACCGGTGGGCTTCGACATCTACCAGATCGACCACGAAGACGCCAACGGCCAGTTCGAGATCAACTACACCTACTCCGACGCCATGGAGTCGGCCGACCGCTTCACCTTCTTCCGCATGGCCGCCGGCGAGATCGCCAACGATCTGGGGATGATCTGCTCGTTCATGCCCAAGCCCGACCCCAAGCGCGCCGGCAATGGCATGCACTTCCACCTGTCGCTGGCCAGCAGCACCAACAAGAACCTGTTCCATGACCCGTCCGACAGCAGCGGCATGGGCTTGTCGAAACTGGCCTACCACTTCGCCGCCGGCCTGTTGGCCCACGGCCCGGCGCTGTGTGCCTTCGCCGCGCCCACGGTCAACTCCTACAAGCGCCTGGTAGTGGGGCGTTCGCTGTCCGGCGCCACCTGGGCCCCGGCCTTCGTCGCCTATGGCGCCAACAACCGCTCGGCGATGGTACGCATCCCCTACGGGCGCCTGGAATTCCGCCTGCCGGACGCAGGTTGCAACCCTTACCTGGTCACCGCCGCGATCATCGCTGCCGGCCTGGACGGCATCGACCGCCAGCTGGAACCGGGCGAGATGTGCAACGAGAACCTCTACAACTTGAGCCTCGAAGAAATCGCTGCCCGTGGCATCAAGACCTTGCCGCAGTCGCTCAAGGAAGCCGCCGACGCCCTGGAGGCCGACCCGTTGTTCCGCGAAGTGCTGGGCGCCGAGATCGTCGATGAGTTCATCAAGCTCAAGCGCATGGAGTGGGTGGAGTACTGCCGCCACGTCTCCGACTGGGAAATCCAGCGTTACACCGAGTTCTTCTGA
- a CDS encoding glutamine amidotransferase family protein → MCGIVGLYLKKPELEAQLGKLFEPMLEAMTDRGPDSAGFAIYGDEVADGWVKLTLQATDISYPWTTLMGQLEGRLGCSLDWFQNASAAVLKVHTSEAAARQALSELAPEVRIMSAGQSIEILKGMGLPAEISSRFGLAGMKGSHIIGHTRMATESAVTMEGSHPFSTGADLCLVHNGSLSNHFRLRQELKREGISFETDNDTEVAAGYLTWRLQQGDTLAQALDGALEDLDGFFTFAIGTRNGFAVIRDPIACKPAVLAETDDYVAMASEYQALASLPGIEKAKVWEPAPATLYVWERESA, encoded by the coding sequence ATGTGTGGAATCGTAGGTCTGTACCTGAAAAAGCCTGAGCTGGAGGCCCAGCTCGGCAAACTGTTCGAACCCATGCTCGAAGCCATGACCGACCGTGGCCCAGACAGCGCAGGCTTTGCCATCTACGGCGATGAAGTCGCCGATGGCTGGGTCAAACTGACCTTGCAGGCAACGGATATCAGCTACCCCTGGACAACCCTGATGGGCCAACTGGAAGGGCGCCTGGGCTGCTCGCTGGACTGGTTCCAGAATGCCAGTGCCGCCGTACTGAAAGTGCACACCAGCGAGGCCGCCGCCCGCCAAGCCCTGAGCGAATTGGCACCTGAGGTGCGCATCATGAGCGCCGGGCAGAGCATCGAAATCCTCAAGGGCATGGGCCTGCCAGCGGAAATTTCCAGCCGCTTCGGCCTGGCCGGCATGAAGGGCAGCCACATCATTGGCCATACCCGCATGGCCACCGAGAGCGCGGTAACCATGGAAGGCAGCCACCCGTTCTCCACCGGTGCCGACCTGTGCCTGGTGCACAACGGCTCGCTGTCGAACCACTTCCGCCTGCGCCAGGAACTCAAGCGCGAAGGCATCAGCTTTGAAACCGACAACGACACCGAAGTGGCCGCCGGCTACCTGACCTGGCGCCTGCAGCAGGGCGACACCCTGGCCCAGGCCCTGGATGGCGCGCTGGAGGATCTGGACGGTTTCTTCACCTTCGCCATCGGCACCCGCAACGGCTTTGCCGTGATCCGCGACCCGATCGCCTGCAAGCCAGCGGTGCTGGCCGAGACCGACGACTACGTGGCCATGGCCTCGGAGTACCAGGCCCTGGCCAGCCTGCCGGGCATCGAAAAGGCCAAGGTCTGGGAGCCGGCGCCGGCCACCCTGTACGTCTGGGAACGCGAAAGCGCCTGA
- a CDS encoding protein glxC yields the protein MKTIDLSSASVRELNQALHGEVQDREWRVSHPDGKHNLAVGINQAVSVDIDGHAGYYCAGMNQKASVTVHGNVGVGVAENMMSGSVRVKGSASQAAGATAHGGLLVIEGDAGARCGISMKGVDIVVGGSIGHMSCFMGQAGRLVVCGDAGDALGDSLYEVRIYVKGSVQSLGSDCIEKEMRAEHLQELQELLNKAGLDHKAADFKRYGSARQLYNFKVDNASAY from the coding sequence ATGAAGACCATCGACCTTTCCAGCGCCTCGGTGCGCGAACTCAACCAGGCCTTGCACGGCGAAGTGCAGGACCGTGAATGGCGGGTCAGCCACCCGGACGGCAAGCACAACCTGGCCGTGGGCATCAACCAGGCCGTCTCCGTCGATATCGACGGCCACGCCGGCTACTACTGCGCCGGCATGAACCAGAAGGCCAGCGTCACCGTGCACGGCAACGTCGGCGTGGGCGTGGCCGAGAACATGATGTCCGGCTCGGTACGGGTCAAGGGCAGTGCTTCCCAGGCCGCCGGCGCCACCGCCCATGGCGGGCTGCTGGTGATCGAGGGCGACGCCGGTGCGCGTTGCGGCATTTCCATGAAGGGCGTGGACATCGTCGTCGGCGGCAGCATCGGCCACATGAGCTGCTTCATGGGCCAGGCCGGACGCCTGGTGGTGTGTGGCGATGCCGGCGATGCGCTGGGCGACTCGCTGTACGAGGTGCGTATCTACGTCAAAGGCTCGGTGCAGTCGCTGGGTTCGGACTGCATCGAAAAAGAGATGCGCGCCGAGCACCTGCAAGAGCTGCAAGAGTTGCTGAACAAAGCCGGGCTCGACCACAAGGCCGCCGATTTCAAGCGCTACGGCTCGGCCCGTCAGCTGTACAACTTCAAAGTCGACAACGCCAGCGCGTACTGA
- a CDS encoding FMN-binding glutamate synthase family protein, which produces MSEQNTPVLRESATFDRLTIQEIQRAAETGIYDIRGGGTKRRVPHFDDLLLLGASVSRYPLEGYREKCGTDVVLGTRFAKKPIHLKIPVTIAGMSFGALSANAKEALGRGATIAGTSTTTGDGGMTPEERGQSQHLVYQYLPSRYGMNPDDLRKADAIEIVLGQGAKPGGGGMLLGMKVTERVAGMRTLPIGVDQRSACRHPDWTGPDDLAIKIAELREITDWEKPIYVKIGASRPYYDVKLAVKAGADVIVLDGMQGGTAATQEVFIEHVGIPILPAIPQAVQALQEMGMHRKVQLIVSGGIRNGADVAKAMALGADAVAIGTAALIALGDNHPRLDAELKKIGSAAGFYDDWQNGRDPAGITTQDPELAKRLNPEEAGRRLANYLRVLVLEAQTMARACGKSHLHNLDPEDLVALTVEAAAMARVPLAGTAWVPGQAQY; this is translated from the coding sequence ATGAGCGAGCAAAACACCCCGGTACTGCGTGAGTCGGCCACCTTCGATCGCCTGACCATCCAGGAAATCCAGCGCGCCGCCGAAACCGGCATCTACGACATTCGTGGCGGTGGCACCAAGCGCCGCGTGCCGCACTTCGACGACCTGCTGTTGCTGGGCGCCAGCGTGTCGCGTTACCCGCTGGAAGGCTACCGCGAAAAATGCGGCACCGACGTGGTGCTGGGCACCCGTTTCGCCAAGAAGCCGATCCACCTGAAAATCCCGGTGACCATTGCCGGCATGAGCTTTGGCGCGTTGTCGGCCAACGCCAAGGAAGCCCTGGGCCGTGGTGCCACCATCGCCGGCACCAGCACCACCACCGGCGACGGCGGCATGACCCCGGAAGAGCGCGGCCAGTCGCAGCACCTGGTGTACCAGTACCTGCCGTCGCGCTATGGCATGAACCCCGATGACCTGCGCAAGGCCGATGCCATCGAGATCGTCCTCGGGCAGGGCGCCAAGCCCGGCGGTGGCGGCATGCTGCTGGGCATGAAAGTGACCGAGCGAGTGGCCGGCATGCGCACCTTGCCGATTGGCGTTGACCAACGCAGCGCCTGCCGCCACCCGGACTGGACCGGCCCGGACGACCTGGCCATCAAGATTGCCGAACTGCGCGAGATCACCGATTGGGAAAAACCAATCTACGTGAAGATCGGTGCCAGCCGCCCGTACTACGACGTCAAGCTGGCAGTGAAGGCCGGCGCCGACGTGATCGTGCTCGACGGCATGCAAGGTGGTACCGCGGCGACCCAGGAAGTGTTCATCGAACACGTCGGCATTCCAATCCTGCCGGCCATTCCACAGGCGGTGCAGGCGCTGCAGGAAATGGGCATGCACCGCAAGGTCCAGCTGATCGTGTCCGGTGGCATTCGCAACGGTGCCGACGTGGCCAAGGCCATGGCCCTGGGCGCCGATGCCGTGGCCATCGGTACCGCCGCGCTGATCGCCCTGGGCGACAACCACCCGCGCCTGGATGCAGAGCTCAAGAAGATTGGCTCGGCCGCTGGCTTCTACGACGACTGGCAGAACGGCCGTGACCCGGCGGGCATTACCACCCAGGACCCGGAACTGGCCAAGCGCCTGAACCCGGAAGAAGCAGGCCGTCGTCTGGCCAACTACCTGCGGGTGCTGGTGCTGGAGGCGCAAACCATGGCCCGTGCCTGTGGCAAGTCGCACCTGCACAACCTCGACCCCGAGGACCTGGTGGCGCTGACCGTGGAAGCGGCGGCCATGGCACGGGTGCCGCTGGCGGGTACCGCGTGGGTGCCGGGGCAGGCGCAGTATTGA
- a CDS encoding Lrp/AsnC family transcriptional regulator, translating into MDRTDRKILAELQKDGRLSVTELADRVGLSLSPCHRRLKALEESGAILGYHARLAPAAVGLNFAALVFVTLREVTRQPVADFEAAVGEIPQIVEAQRLFGDPDYLLHVVAKDLPAFQKLYDEQLTSIPNVKRLSSTLVMKEVIQDRMLPI; encoded by the coding sequence GTGGATAGAACAGACCGCAAAATTCTTGCCGAACTGCAAAAGGACGGGCGCTTGTCGGTAACCGAGTTGGCCGACCGGGTGGGTTTGAGCCTGTCGCCCTGCCACCGCCGCCTGAAAGCGCTGGAAGAAAGCGGCGCCATCCTGGGCTATCACGCCCGCTTGGCGCCGGCTGCGGTGGGGCTCAATTTTGCGGCGCTGGTGTTCGTCACCTTGCGCGAAGTCACCCGCCAGCCGGTGGCGGACTTTGAAGCTGCTGTGGGCGAGATTCCGCAGATTGTCGAGGCGCAGCGGCTGTTCGGCGACCCGGACTACCTGCTGCATGTGGTGGCCAAGGATTTGCCGGCGTTTCAGAAGCTGTATGACGAGCAGCTGACCAGCATTCCCAATGTGAAGCGGTTGAGTTCGACGTTGGTGATGAAAGAGGTGATTCAGGACCGGATGTTGCCAATTTAG